Within Amedibacterium intestinale, the genomic segment CCCAAATGAAGAAGATTTGAAAAAACTATTTGAAGATCTCGCAATGAATATTACACAGCCCGGAGCTACAAATATTGTATTAGAAGATATCATACAGCCAGATTTTACAATTAGCGGTATTCTTGCACCTGATAAAGGAACTGCAATCATAATGGATTCACAGACCATTAAATGGAATATTAGTGCTCTAGGTGTCAAAGAAAGTGAAAATGCAGTATTAGAATTTTATATTCGACACATTGGAACTGCATCCGGCTTAAAAAAAGTAAATGAATCTATTTTATATGAAGATACACAAGGTAATGTTGTGGATTTCCCAGAACCTATGGTACAAGTAAATTGTGGAGGTGATGTCATAGGAGAAAATTGTCCTGAACCAAAAGAAATATGGCTAGATCACTGTAAAGATTTCATTGAAGTTAACGCAGGTGATGTATATTTGCACTCACAGGGAAGACTATTAGAAATTGAAACTACGATCAAACATGTATGCCCTGATAAAAGAGTAGCTTTGGCTATCGCAGTCAGTGAAGAAGATGAATACAAAAAAGAGCATTCTTTAGGTACAAAGTTTCTAACAATCCCTGCACATCATGAAAAAGAATGTAAAGATATTCATGTTAAATGTATTCCATTTGTCTTGCCAGAAGAAAACTGCCGTTGCGATATGGGGATGTGTCAAAACCGCAAAATTAAAATCCGTGTATTTGCAAATACCATTGACAGTGATGTTCACTGCTGCAAAGATACAAACTAACAAAAAACCTGTCATAGCGACAGGTTTTTGCATTTATTTATTTGTCATTTTCAAGTTTTGCATCGATATCAGCAATTTCTTCTTCTAATTCCTGAATGAAAGCTTCTTTATCCGCAATCGCATCTTCCATATCGGCAATTGCTCTTTCTCCTAAAAGACCAACCATATCTGCCTGCATACGTTTGATTTGCTGTTTCTGTTTTAAAATTAGATCTGCTTTTCGATTACGAATATCTAACATACGATTTCTCCAGTTCGCATGCTTTTGTTCATTCCATTCTTTTAATCCATGGAAATATGCATCCATTACAGAACGGAATTCCTGCCAGATAGTATCTTCTCTATCTTTTCCACATGATCCAACACCTTTCCATTCAACACCTAAATCCTTCATTTTCTGTGTATTCTCACGTGTATATTCTTTTGTTTCTACAATATTGCGAGCCTGTTCCAGCAATTTCTGCTTTTCTTCATATTTAGCATCAAATTCTTCACGAAGAGTGTTATAATGTGCATTTCTTCTATCATAGAACGCCTGGCGATAAGCATTGAACTGTTCCCATAACTGCTCTTCCTCTTTACCAGCACTTCCAAATGCTTTCCATGCATCCAAAAGCTCTTTAAAGATTTCTCCTGTTTTTTTCCATTCTTCGCTATCTTTTAAAGAAGCTGCTTTTTCTATTAATTCCTGTTTTCCTTTTTGAGAAGCTTCAAATTTCGCCTGCATATCTTCCCAATGCGCATGCTTGCGGTCAAAGAATTTCTGTCTTTCGCTATTGAATTCTTCCCATAAAACATCGTCTTTTTCTCTTCCCGCAGATGGACATGCCTTCCACTCATCCATCAATACTTTCATATCCTCACTTGCTTTATTCCAGTCCTCAGACACAGCAGCTTTACGAGCTCTTTCAATTAATGCTTTTTTAACATCTTCATGTGCTTTATACTCTGCATTTCTTTTCCCAAAGAAACCATCTACAAACTGTTCAAACTCTTCCATCAAAGAATCTTCATAAGCGGATTCCCAATAATGGATTCTTCTCCATTTTCTTTGGATATCCATTACTGTTTTAAAATCCTCATTCCAGTCTTCACTTAACTGCAGCTCTCTTACTTCTTTTAAGATTTCCTCACGAAGTTTTACATCTTCATCAAAATCACTTACTTCAAACATTTCATCTACATCATTACGCATAAAAACCCTCCATCGATAAACCGATTTTCTTTAATATATAAATTTTAACTCATATAACAAAAAATATCATTCTTTTTTATAAAATATTTAAAAAAACTCATATTTTATAAAGAAAATTCCTTTCATTCATACATTTCTTCATGATTATTTGTTATATACTAAGTTCTCTTCATTATCTAATTGAATGTATACATAACAATTTGAAGTAACAGAAGAATACGATTCGCTGTCTATTGAATACCAGCAGGTCATCTTATCAAATTAAGATTTGTATATCTTCTTTTTAGGAAACCTTGTGATACATTACAACTGCTTGTCTATGCAAAGATTCATAACATTTCTCTACTTGTTTTCTATCGTAAGAAATTTCTTTTTCATATAAGGGATCATTGAAATAACAATGTGTATCATCCATTCCAACCAAAACCAGGCAATGTTCCTGTGCAGGATATTCGAAATATTGTCCATTACTATATAAAGAAATATAATATTCTATGTCCTTCATATCCAATGTAGCCCACAAAATAACAGGAATGTCCTTTTCCAGCCAAACTTCAAGATCACTCAATGCTGTTCCACTTATATCTTCTACGTTCCAAGTACTATCACTCGCATCTTTTAATCCTTGTACAATAACAAGTGCATAGCAACCTAAACCATCTGTCACTGTATAAGGATTTCCTGCATATGCGTGTGATGGATCTGGTCCACATAAAATATTATTTTCATAATATAAAGGCTGCATAAAAAGATATTCATCAACAAATTCCTGTGCTGTTATATCAAAGCCATAATATTGCAAGATCATAGCAGCACTAACTGCTTCACAGCCATTAGGAAGAAGAGGATACTGCTGGATCAAAGGAACTCCAGAAATTTTTGTTAATTCATTCTGCGACATCTTTTCCTCTAATACAAAATTACTATTTAATGCTTTTTCCGTCACATTTTGATTAGATAAAAAATTACTAATAGAAATCAAAAACACCAGCATAATATAATAGATTGATTTCATATGAACCCCTCCTCCTCTTTTATTACAAGTATCTTAAAGAATGTTACATAGATGAAATCAAACAAGACATTACTATACTTTATTAAGCAAGCACATGTCTTATTATCCATCAACAAATCCTTTGCTTTCTAAATATAATTGTTTTCTTCCATGCTATATTCTTATTCTGAAAGCTCTATTGTAACTTTAAAATCCTCTGTTTGTGATGTTAAGATATCAAGTCCTTCATCGATATGTCCAATCGCCAAAAGATCATCTGTATAATTATATTCATGATAAAAAATAGACAAATTTCCCCATGGTGCATATACCAGGATATCTCCTTCTGCCGGTGCAGCCCCCTTCTTTGTTCCTTCTAATGTAAAAGGTGTTTTTGGATATGCAATCTTTTCGGTATTGTTAAAGTCTTCAAATGTCATCGTTACAGGCAACATAGCTTTTAAACTATCTGCAGTTGGATTATCAAGTAATGTTGCATATATTTCCTGATCTCCAACTTTTAGACGAATTCGATTGCTTTCTGTCTTTTCTTCTGGTTTCATTTCTTCATTTTTTTCTTTCACTTCTTCTTTCACCTCTGCTTTTTTAGATTCTTTTTTATCTGGTGTTGTTTCCTTTTGAGCAGAACATCCACACACCAATAACAAGAACATCATAAAACTGCCAATTACCTTTTTCATATCATTGCCTCCAATTATTTCACTAATTTTTTTAACATTAAACCAATCCAGGTAAATAAACTCATCATTGCAATCTGCTTGATCATATATACAAATAGGAATTCCTGATAGTTCAAAAAGACAAATTCAACCAGTAAGAACAGTTCATTCCATAGTTTTCTTTCAAAAAACACATATACCCCATACAAAACAAGCATATACCCTAATGTCTGAGAAAACGTCACCAAGAAATCTGCAAACTTACCTTTCGAAATCTTTCTTTTAAACATTTGAAATATACTTTCCCAATGCATTCCAAGATGCAAACTCATAAACACAAAACACCAGGCCGTCGATGTTAAATGCAGTTTTCTTGTGAGAGCTGCGAAATGTATGTTCAAAAATGGAAAGGCATAGTTTGACATTAATATCCCGCTTAAAACTGCTGTCAAAAATGCAATAAGCAACAATATATTTATTGTTACAGAAAGTATTTTTGTTTTTGTCCATTTCGTTTTCCAGATTACCTTATACCAAGAAATATTTAAGATATTATGAAGAAGAAATAACACAAAAAAGCATACACCTAACCACTCATGCAGGAATACTTCTGTATATTGATACCCCATCACAAACAAACTGCAAAGTATCATCAAAAAATCAATCAGCAATCTTAACTGCACTTTTCTATTCATATGGATACCTCCTACAAAAAATAAAGAATGCAGATACTTTGTTCTACATTCTCATTTTAATTGATTTATTGGTTTAAATCTAATACCCTTTTCCTATCAAAATCTATACTTTAAAGGCATACCACAAAACAAAATAAACTTTGTGATTACAAAAGAAATGTTTTATCTCTATACATAAACATCCATCTTTAATTTAAGTAAAAAGCTTGATGATAACAGTTTCATTTCTTCACTTGTCAATTCATTTTATGTAGCGCAAGTACCACTTCCAGTATACACAGTTCAAATATGGCAATCATCAACAAGTTAACCTTATTCATCGCTACGATCGCTTTTTTCACACTTTTCTGCCAATCAAATTTATATATATCAGGAATTTTTGCCACTGGAACTTTCTTTATTTTGAAATCCGATAGAATCAAGCCATGCACTGATTACAGTTTCAGCATTGCCCATATCATCTCGATTAATGTCAATAGCAGGTAATACTTCTGTTGTTGAAGGAAGATCAGCAATAATGTCTTTTACACTGCCTGCCACTCCTCCTGTTCCATGAGAACAAAATGGAATCACTGTTTTGTTACTAAAGTCATATTGTTCGATGAAAGAGAATACTGCCATTGGAGCTGTATAACACCAATTTGGAAAGCCAAGAAAAATTATATCGTAATCATCGAAATTATTAATTGTATTTAGTAATTCCGGACGTACTCTATCTATTTTTTCATTTGCAGCACGATCAAGACATTTATCATAATCATACGGATACGCTTCTTTAACCTTGATTGGATATAGTTCTCCTCCTATTTGTGAATTTATTAACTGTGCCATCACTGCTGTGTTTCCTGGAATTGTAGAACTTGCTGAAGATAATACATCCATGTTTTGATTAAAAACAGTGTTATCTGCCCATGAAAAATAGGCAATTAATACCTTGCCATTCATACCTGCAAGATTCCCTGTCTTTGATTGAACAATTTCTTTTTCAGTTTTATCTATCGGTAATTGACGATCTGCTATAGCACTATTTTTACTGTAATAAACATAAAGTATTGTTAGAATAGACACAAAGAAAGCAATTATTATAATTTTTTGTTTCATCATACCACCTTATTTATGTTTCAAGGAAAACGTAATTTCTTCTCTGTTATCAAGATTTTCAAAAACAGATAAATCAGATATCACTTTTCCAATAGGAATCACATTAACGGAAAGATTTGGATTATCTGTCTGTGCATAAAAAATTGCCATGTTGTGATGATCTTCACAGTAAGTAATATCTCCATTCTCAAAAGTTTTTTGTCCGCCTTCCAGGCTTTCAGGATAGAAATCTACTCCGCCATAAAATTCTCTGCCTGCATATTTTGTCATAGAAATTGTGAATGGGAAATACTGCTTGATTTCATTAGCCAATGCAGTATTATAAAGCACTCCATCAAGAGTAATATTACCTATTTGAATCGCAATTTCTGTTTCACCCTCATCTGTTTTTTTTGAAAGCATACCAATAGAGTTTAACCAATTTTCTATAACAGTGGAGGAATCTTTAATATCCTTTGCTTCAATTGCCAAAGCTTCAAGCATATTTTTCGCAGAACTTTCTACACGAATACTATTATAGCTATTTCCTGCACCATAACCATCATGAGTACAAAATGGTATTACGGTTTTATCGGATAAGTCATATTTTTTTTAAAATGAAACCACAGCCTGTGGTACATCGGTTGCCCATACTGGATATCCAATAAAAATCGTATCGTAGTTAGATATATCCAAGTTACTTTTCTGAAGTTCTGGCAGCTTGTTATTTTCCATTTCATTATGGTTAACATCTCTAAGTTCATCAAAATCATCTGTATATGGTGTTACAGTTCGAATAGGAAACAGTTCTCCTCCAACTGTTTTCTGGATCATACGTGCCATATACTCAGTTGTTCCATAACGTTCTTTATCAATTACAACACTAGCCGAAGTAGATGCATCCACATCATCTGGATAATCCGTATTGCCATACCTTGAAAAATAAGCAATTAAAATGCGATTTTTTTCAATAGGAAGTCCGGCTGTTTTTTCTTGGGAACTATCTGCATAGTTTTCACTTTTACGATTACTATTATCCTTTGTACAGGAAGCCAATGTACATATCATACTGATTATTAAAGCTGATAATAAAAATTTCTTCATATTACTTCCTCCTAACAACGCCAGCATGCTTACTCTCATATCTTCAAAAATAATCTTATAAGGATAGAATTAAATAAAAATGTAAGCAAAACTTAAAGTGTATTACCACTGGTTTCACTTACATTTTAAATGAATGTTAACCGTATAACAAATGCTTAATTTTTATGTATTTCCCATACCTAGAAAGCATTTTGCATGCTCTATAAATTTTGTTGTTGCCAAACTAAATGGCTTCCCTCTTTTCCATGCAAAAACACTGGTTGCCGTAAGTACAGGATATAAAGGTCGGTATGTAATTTTAGATTGATCCCATAAGGATAACATGCCATCAATTACAACAGAATATGCCAATCCTTTTTCTACCATAATTGCTCCATTTGTATTTAAATTACTTGTGAATACAACATGAAGATTCTTGTAATAATCTCCAAACCAGCTTGCCAATTCACTTTGTACCTGTAAACGACGAGGCAATATCAAAGGCAGCTTCGATAATTCTTTTGCGCTAATATGTTCTTTTTCAGCAAGAGGATCACTCGGCGGCATCAACACGACCCAGCGTTCTTTTGTATTTAAACGAACAAACTCATATTTTTCAATATCAATCGGCTCTAGCAGAAGACCTATATCAATAAGTCCTTTATCCATCTGTTCCTTGACAAAATCTGCAGTAGCTGTGAAAAAATCAAAAGTAACACGAGGATATTTTTCTGTAAAAGACTTAATCAAATCCGATAGTATCTGAACTGCTGCAATTTCTCCGCAACCAATGGTTATTTTACCTTCAACTTGTTCATTTTGTCCCAAAAGTTCCTGTTCTGTTTTATCCACAAGCTGTATGATTTCTTCTGCACGCCTACGTAGCAGCATACCCTCGTTTGTTAATCTGATTTTTCTGGTACCACGATCAATCAACTTAACACCCAATTCTTCTTCCATCTGCGCTAACTGACGGCTTAATGTCGGCTGTGTGATATGAAGAACTTCGGATGCCTTTGTGATACTTTCTTCCCTTACAACTGTCAGAAAATATTTTAAAACTCGTATTTCCATAGTACACCTCCAATTTTTACATATACTACCCATTACATTAAAAATATCCTATCTATGTTTAAAGCGATACATCAATTCAGAAAACTTGATAATAGACAAGTTTCATTTAAGGAAATAGGCATTGAGAATCATAACGATAAGCAGATTTTATATTTTATCTGTACTACATTTATATTATACATTGCTTATTTTTGTAACTCAAAATATTTTATACTGAAAAAAGAATCTAATTATATTCTCTTTACTCTAGAGTATAATAGATTCTAATTTTACTATTCTTTTCTTACTTTAATGATTCTAACCAGTCACTAACAATTCCTTCACAGTTATCTACATTTGAATCCTGAATTGATAAACCATCTTCATTAACAGTAGCCCCTTTGACAACATTGGAAATATCAGAAATACTGCTTCCAAAGCCACTTCCTCCATGCGTAGTAAATGGAATTATCGTTTTTCCACTGAAATCATGACTTTCTAGGAAGGTAAAGATAACCATAGGGGATGTTCCCCACCAGCAAGGATAGCCCACATAAATCGTGTCGTACTGATCAATATTTTCTACATCGTTTTTTATGGCAGGTCGAACATTTGCTGCTTTTTCCTCACTAGCTAAATCTACACATTCATCATAATCCTCTGGATATGCTTTTTCTGGAACAATTTCAAATATATCACTGTTTGTTCCCTGCGCAATCAATTGTGCTACTTTTTCTGTATTTCCACTATAGGAAAAATAAACAACTAAAGATTTTGCGGAATCTTGATTTTCTGCCGTTGTTTCTTCTTTCTTTTCTTCTTGTTTTACCACAGCTTCTTTTTCTTGCCCACTTTGTTCATCATTATTTGATGAACAGGCTGCCAGTGAAACCATCATCACACCAGCAATTAAAAACACACATAATTTTTTCAACATATTTCATCCCTCCATAACATTTACTGTTCTAAAATATGATTTTGAGCTAACCATTGTGAAATATCATCGGATAAGCCACTATCTCCAGAGTAATGAACGCTTAGTGCTTCTCCAATTACACTATTTGGTGCCAGCTTACGAATATCATTTACACTTTGCCCCAATCTTCCGCCTCCATGCGAACAGAATGGAACAATTCGTTTATTAGACAAATCGTATTCTTCTAAAAACGAAGCAACTGGCATCGGAATCGTTGCCCACCAGTTTGGATATCCAATAAGAATCGCATCATATTTTGATATATCCTCCACATAGTTCTTTAATTCTGGTCTGGCATTGGCATTCATATCTCTTTGTGCTTCATCAAGAACGGTATTGTAATCCGATGAATAAGGATTTACCAATGTAAGTTCAAACATATCTGCACCTGTTTTTTCCTGAATTTGTTCTGCAATACCTTCCGTATTTCCTCCCCATGAAAAATACACAATCAGTGTTTTATCTCCACGAATATCATGCTTATCAACCGCTTCAATATCATTTACGATAATTGATTTTTCTGTAGTAGAAGCTGCATTTCTTGCTAAACGAAATCCTACGTTGCTAGCGGAAGTATTGGGATCTTTACTAGAGCGATAAGCACTTCTCAAGTGTTTTGCATAATCATTCCACCCGCCTCCGCGAACGATTCTAGCATTTCCAGTTGCTGGACCAGTTGGATTTTCTATATTTTTTTGATCGTATGCTCCATAAAAATCCCAGCACCATTCACCAACATTTCCATGCATGTCATATAATCCCCAGGCATTGGGCTGAAAACTTCCAACAGAAACACTCGTTTCTCTATACTGTCCTGGTTCTGTATCTAAATTGCCTTGTGAAAAATAATTTTCTTCAATCAAATATGGATAATGCCCATAATAATTTGATTCCTAATCACTAATAGAAGTTTCTGTATTAAAGGGTGTAGTCGTATTCGCACGACATGCATATTCCCATTCTGCTTCTGTTGGCAAGCGATAACCATTGGCATTTTGATCCCACTCAACTTCTTTTCCATTTACACGATATACTGGAGTCAAGCCATTTTTCTCACTCAGCTTGTTACAATACTCTACGGCATCAAACCAGGATACATTTTCAATGGGAAGATCTTCTCCATGAAATTCACTTGGATTTTTACCCATCAATTCTTCATACTCTTTTTGCGTAACTTCCAAAGGACTTATATAAAACGAATCAATTTTTACTTCATGAAGAACTTCATTCTCTTCCCTTTGCCTTTCTGTTTCAGGACTTCCCATTGGAAAGGTTCCAGAATCTAACAATTTCATATGATCCGATACACTCACTTTCTCAGGATTCGACTTAGCCTTATCCACTTCCTTATTCGTAAAGTAACTGGCAAATAGAACCATAAGGACTCCCCATACACTTATGATCAATACAGACAATGCAATATGTAATAATTGTCTTTTTTGCATCTCATCACTCCTTTACTTTCTGTACAAACAAATAATAAAACACTCTAAAAAAGATGTCTAATACTCCTTAAACATGTACATTTATACACTTTAGGCATGAAAAAAAGCCGGATAAATTCCAGCTTCTTCACAGTGCACCAACAACTTTATGAGGCGTATATTCTTCTTCCAAGAACTTTAAATCTTCCTTTGTTAATTCCACATCAAAAGCCTGTATTGCTTCTTCTAGATGTGTTATTTTTGTTGCCCCTATAATCGGTGCTGCCACCTGTGGCTGATGAAGCGGCCATGCAAGGGCAATCTGTGTTCTAGTTACATTTTTTTTCTTTAGCCAGTGCAGCCACACAATCAACAATAAGATGATCCACCTGTTCATTTCCATCATATTTAACAATCGATTCTTTATCTGTTTTAAAGCGAAGCGTATCCCCCTGCCAATCCCTTGTTAATCTGCCCGCAGCCAAGGGGTGAATAAGGCGTCAACTGAATGTTTGCATCTTTACAGTATGGAAGAAGTTCATGTTCATCTTCACGATATAAAAGATTATAGTGATTTTGCATAGAAATAAATTTTGTCCTGCCATTTCTTTCCGCAATATTCTGTGCTTTCTGAAATTGCCACGCATACATCGCAGAAGCACCAATATAAAGAACTTTACCAGACTTTACCAAATCATTTAATGCCCTCATCGTCTCTTCAATAGGGGTATCATAATCCCAGCGGTGAATAACAAGTAAATCAATATAATCTGTATCCAAACGCTTTAATGACTGTTCTACAGCTTGAAAAATATGTTTGCGTGATAATCCCATTCCATTTTTCTTTTCTTCTACTGGAAAAAAACTTTTGTAGCAATCACAACTTCTTCTCGATCTGCATACTCTTTTATCGCTTTTCCTAAAATACATTCACTTTCACCTAAAAAATATACATCCGCAGTATCAAAAAAATTAATTCCCAAATCTAATGCTTTTTTAATAATTTTCTTACTTTCTTCCTCTTTTAAGATCCATTTTCCTCTAGACCATTTATCTGGATACAAAATCGAAATGAAAGCCATTAAAATTGAAAATGATTTTTTCATTATCAAACCCCTTCCAATACTGCTTTTATGTACTTGAACCTGCAATAGGCCCTTTGTTTTTCAACTCAGAAATTATTTTTTCAACTTTACTTGATAAACTTTGATTCCCCTGCTTCTTTAATTCTTGATTGATTTCATTGAGTTTTCGTAACAAGGCTTCTCCCTCATTTTTATCAAACAGCCATGCTTCTTTCCCATAT encodes:
- a CDS encoding DUF349 domain-containing protein, which encodes MRNDVDEMFEVSDFDEDVKLREEILKEVRELQLSEDWNEDFKTVMDIQRKWRRIHYWESAYEDSLMEEFEQFVDGFFGKRNAEYKAHEDVKKALIERARKAAVSEDWNKASEDMKVLMDEWKACPSAGREKDDVLWEEFNSERQKFFDRKHAHWEDMQAKFEASQKGKQELIEKAASLKDSEEWKKTGEIFKELLDAWKAFGSAGKEEEQLWEQFNAYRQAFYDRRNAHYNTLREEFDAKYEEKQKLLEQARNIVETKEYTRENTQKMKDLGVEWKGVGSCGKDREDTIWQEFRSVMDAYFHGLKEWNEQKHANWRNRMLDIRNRKADLILKQKQQIKRMQADMVGLLGERAIADMEDAIADKEAFIQELEEEIADIDAKLENDK
- a CDS encoding aldo/keto reductase, which translates into the protein MGLSRKHIFQAVEQSLKRLDTDYIDLLVIHRWDYDTPIEETMRALNDLVKSGKVLYIGASAMYAWQFQKAQNIAERNGRTKFISMQNHYNLLYREDEHELLPYCKDANIQLTPYSPLGCGQINKGLAGGYASL
- a CDS encoding DUF4405 domain-containing protein, which codes for MNRKVQLRLLIDFLMILCSLFVMGYQYTEVFLHEWLGVCFFVLFLLHNILNISWYKVIWKTKWTKTKILSVTINILLLIAFLTAVLSGILMSNYAFPFLNIHFAALTRKLHLTSTAWCFVFMSLHLGMHWESIFQMFKRKISKGKFADFLVTFSQTLGYMLVLYGVYVFFERKLWNELFLLVEFVFLNYQEFLFVYMIKQIAMMSLFTWIGLMLKKLVK
- a CDS encoding vWA domain-containing protein, producing MGITSVNKTIDKQEISCDETLKVTLSLNAAPNIITHPVDIVLILDESKSMEVSALENLKIAADAFIDIIQESTQGESGQIGSGSHIGIVSFSDTATQETQLITSTADLKQAIDSLHANGRTNHADAFTKAIDLFNAASSNEKVMIMFTDGKTTIGLDPAPIAQNAKAQGIEIYCIGLLGSDGVDADALNEWASDPDATHVALTPNEEDLKKLFEDLAMNITQPGATNIVLEDIIQPDFTISGILAPDKGTAIIMDSQTIKWNISALGVKESENAVLEFYIRHIGTASGLKKVNESILYEDTQGNVVDFPEPMVQVNCGGDVIGENCPEPKEIWLDHCKDFIEVNAGDVYLHSQGRLLEIETTIKHVCPDKRVALAIAVSEEDEYKKEHSLGTKFLTIPAHHEKECKDIHVKCIPFVLPEENCRCDMGMCQNRKIKIRVFANTIDSDVHCCKDTN
- a CDS encoding C39 family peptidase, producing the protein MKSIYYIMLVFLISISNFLSNQNVTEKALNSNFVLEEKMSQNELTKISGVPLIQQYPLLPNGCEAVSAAMILQYYGFDITAQEFVDEYLFMQPLYYENNILCGPDPSHAYAGNPYTVTDGLGCYALVIVQGLKDASDSTWNVEDISGTALSDLEVWLEKDIPVILWATLDMKDIEYYISLYSNGQYFEYPAQEHCLVLVGMDDTHCYFNDPLYEKEISYDRKQVEKCYESLHRQAVVMYHKVS
- a CDS encoding aldo/keto reductase, which translates into the protein MKKSFSILMAFISILYPDKWSRGKWILKEEESKKIIKKALDLGINFFDTADVYFLGESECILGKAIKEYADREEVVIATKVFFQ
- a CDS encoding flavodoxin codes for the protein MKKFLLSALIISMICTLASCTKDNSNRKSENYADSSQEKTAGLPIEKNRILIAYFSRYGNTDYPDDVDASTSASVVIDKERYGTTEYMARMIQKTVGGELFPIRTVTPYTDDFDELRDVNHNEMENNKLPELQKSNLDISNYDTIFIGYPVWATDVPQAVVSF
- a CDS encoding flavodoxin; its protein translation is MLKKLCVFLIAGVMMVSLAACSSNNDEQSGQEKEAVVKQEEKKEETTAENQDSAKSLVVYFSYSGNTEKVAQLIAQGTNSDIFEIVPEKAYPEDYDECVDLASEEKAANVRPAIKNDVENIDQYDTIYVGYPCWWGTSPMVIFTFLESHDFSGKTIIPFTTHGGSGFGSSISDISNVVKGATVNEDGLSIQDSNVDNCEGIVSDWLESLK
- a CDS encoding flavodoxin, which translates into the protein MKQKIIIIAFFVSILTILYVYYSKNSAIADRQLPIDKTEKEIVQSKTGNLAGMNGKVLIAYFSWADNTVFNQNMDVLSSASSTIPGNTAVMAQLINSQIGGELYPIKVKEAYPYDYDKCLDRAANEKIDRVRPELLNTINNFDDYDIIFLGFPNWCYTAPMAVFSFIEQYDFSNKTVIPFCSHGTGGVAGSVKDIIADLPSTTEVLPAIDINRDDMGNAETVISAWLDSIGFQNKESSSGKNS
- a CDS encoding cyclophilin-like fold protein; the encoded protein is MKKVIGSFMMFLLLVCGCSAQKETTPDKKESKKAEVKEEVKEKNEEMKPEEKTESNRIRLKVGDQEIYATLLDNPTADSLKAMLPVTMTFEDFNNTEKIAYPKTPFTLEGTKKGAAPAEGDILVYAPWGNLSIFYHEYNYTDDLLAIGHIDEGLDILTSQTEDFKVTIELSE
- a CDS encoding aldo/keto reductase, with translation MMEMNRWIILLLIVWLHWLKKKNVTRTQIALAWPLHQPQVAAPIIGATKITHLEEAIQAFDVELTKEDLKFLEEEYTPHKVVGAL
- a CDS encoding flavodoxin, producing MYFSWGGNTEGIAEQIQEKTGADMFELTLVNPYSSDYNTVLDEAQRDMNANARPELKNYVEDISKYDAILIGYPNWWATIPMPVASFLEEYDLSNKRIVPFCSHGGGRLGQSVNDIRKLAPNSVIGEALSVHYSGDSGLSDDISQWLAQNHILEQ
- a CDS encoding LysR family transcriptional regulator, whose protein sequence is MEIRVLKYFLTVVREESITKASEVLHITQPTLSRQLAQMEEELGVKLIDRGTRKIRLTNEGMLLRRRAEEIIQLVDKTEQELLGQNEQVEGKITIGCGEIAAVQILSDLIKSFTEKYPRVTFDFFTATADFVKEQMDKGLIDIGLLLEPIDIEKYEFVRLNTKERWVVLMPPSDPLAEKEHISAKELSKLPLILPRRLQVQSELASWFGDYYKNLHVVFTSNLNTNGAIMVEKGLAYSVVIDGMLSLWDQSKITYRPLYPVLTATSVFAWKRGKPFSLATTKFIEHAKCFLGMGNT
- a CDS encoding cyclophilin-like fold protein produces the protein MLEALAIEAKDIKDSSTVIENWLNSIGMLSKKTDEGETEIAIQIGNITLDGVLYNTALANEIKQYFPFTISMTKYAGREFYGGVDFYPESLEGGQKTFENGDITYCEDHHNMAIFYAQTDNPNLSVNVIPIGKVISDLSVFENLDNREEITFSLKHK